In Aedes albopictus strain Foshan chromosome 3, AalbF5, whole genome shotgun sequence, the following are encoded in one genomic region:
- the LOC115262794 gene encoding uncharacterized protein LOC115262794 has protein sequence MGNTDLRKLTKKERQLRDMVESIEEFVNQFQEARDRGSVPARLKKLDEVYDSFCDVRADIEILLEECDTDDEEMKEVPAAVREQAMATRAKQRSEQSSKILKAFIQQYFRLKQALEAFMHGPGSSSQQVPAPTNNPPTAASPMRVKLPELKIPTFRGSLMEWVTFRDTFKTLIVDNPHLTDIDRFTYLRTSLAGEALQQIASIDLTADNYSIAWRSLESRYENKKLLVKSHIDALFAVNLMKKESFEALNHVIGEFEKHLQMLTKLGENTQDWSTLLAHMLASKLDPTTQRLWETEHRSTDVPNDGQHWTYQCKRFKEMRVDERRNAVKVKDLCFNCLGRGHTSKVCSRGTCRVCGQRHHSLLHINNTSEQQTPQSNKRSQQSTQNPQSSQTNSISQHRKPTQSTPQQSSNQSPKNPIPIASPNMLTPRTPDTPNVVLTAQEAKVSRSALLATAIVTLEDPFGNTMQARALLDSGSQLCFISERASQRLKFKRSREALSISGIGQAAKRCKQSISARVRSRISSFTGEDVFYVLPQVTLNLPIRKIDSTSLQLPEDIALADPHFTEPGSVDVIIGAGLFFDLLLKEKFKLGEDGPVVQNTNLGWIVCGNLPTESDVLRPHVADVCTEKLDDLLTRFWELESCKTNSVLSLEEYACEKLYDRTTVRDASGRFIVTLPKKDYLIRQLGDSRSTAMRRFLSLERRLDQNVHLKQMYSEFIHEYLRMGHMEEVVADEEDAALPHTTTKLRVVFDASCATSTGVSLNNALMVGPTVQDDIITIILRFRFHRIAIVADVEKMYRMVLQQWTDRKLQKIFWRDNRNENIRVFQLNTVTYGTASAPYLATKCLKRLAELDGHKYPGAARILSKDFYVDDMMTGVDSVADGVKLCSDMQQLLKGGGFNLRKWSSNCPAVLEEIPAELKDDRSSFELDDSSATIKTLGLIWELRTDVFRFKVPEWTSSMICKRSVISDLARIFDPIGLIGVVTVTAKIFVQILWKQKVSWDEPLQDELQDQWLEFRASLSRLENLQMPRWIGFRKDCLSVELHGFCDASMKAYGACIYVRCTYIDGTITSNLPVSKSRVAPLALAEMGKKRKQLTIPRLELSSAVLLAHLYEKTSASIPVSTQSYFHTDSMIVRYWLSSNPSRYQMFVANRISEVQHLTKNGTWRHVAGSDNPADGLSRGVSPADLQQNSLWWEGPSWLRQEKDCWPETQEIVLEELDRSHLEEGSAVASVAAISPPSEVFGLRSTLHRLEKLVAMLLRFKHNALLARGSTPRRYGPVSHAEREDALLHLVKLSQKECFAQEIADLKRKGEVKPTSRINTLHPRLVEGVLRVGGRLENAPVSTDRKHPMLLDKNHPLTFMIMRRFHFEHLHAGPQLLVASVRERFWPLSARSLARTIVHGCITCFRNKPTIHDQLMADLPAARVTPAPPFLRVGVDYCGPFLINYPNRKRISVKHYAAIFVCLVTKAVHIEMVADLTTQGFLAALKRFVARRGKPALITCDNGSNFVGARRQLDELAALFRGQQSQQAITAGAADVGIDFKFIPAKSPNFGGLWEAAVKSMKQHLKKTIGLRTVTPEELNTVLTQIEACLNSRPLTQISNDPSDLDVLTPGHFLIQRPLTAVAEPWLQDVPENRLSRWQKTEDFVQRVWSRWSMQYLSDLHNRTKWTRQRNNLFVGTMVLIKEDNLPPLKWLLGRVTQIHPGVDGNIRVVTVRTKDGNVVRAISKICILPISDNDQRLRRTRSPPTEAQGRLRGPTGSRTPVKCERIVIGAGALAEARKPPRQGSRFNRLFCPRRCAGARSRSRPMSPIQFHPSGPGDLNAADLKVDHAFCSPTS, from the exons atgGGGAATACTGACCTGAGAAAGCTGACGAAGAAGGAGCGCCAACTGCGGGACATGGTGGAATCCATTGAGGAGTTCGTGAACCAGTTCCAGGAGGCACGTGATCGAGGCTCAGTTCCAGCAAGACTGAAGAAGCTGGACGAGGTCTACGATTCGTTCTGCGATGTGCGTGCTGACATTGAAATACTCCTCGAAGAATGCGACACCGACGATGAAGAGATGAAAGAGGTTCCAGCAGCGGTTCGCGAACAGGCCATGGCGACCAGAGCCAAGCAACGTAGCGAACAAAGTTCCAAGATCCTGAAGGCGTTCATTCAACAATACTTCCGACTTAAACAAGCATTAGAAGCTTTCATGCACGGCCCCGGCTCAAGCAGTCAACAGGTTCCGGCACCCACGAACAACCCACCGACGGCGGCTTCTCCTATGCGTGTGAAGCTGCCCGAGCTGAAGATTCCGACGTTTCGAGGATCGCTCATGGAATGGGTCACTTTTAGGGACACCTTCAAAACCCTAATTGTCGACAATCCACACTTGACCGATATCGATCGGTTCACATACCTCCGAACTTCGTTGGCGGGAGAGGCGCTACAGCAGATTGCGTCAATTGACCTCACTGCGGACAACTACTCCATAGCGTGGCGCTCACTGGAGTCACGTTACGAAAACAAGaagctcctggtgaaatcccacaTAGATGCCCTGTTTGCAGTCAACTTGATGAAGAAGGAGTCCTTCGAAGCGCTGAATCACGTCATCGGCGAGTTTGAGAAGCATCTTCAGATGCTGACGAAGCTCGGCGAAAATACTCAAGATTGGAGTACACTTCTGGCCCACATGCTGGCCAGCAAACTCGATCCCACAACGCAGCGGCTGTGGGAAACGGAACATCGCTCAACAGATGTTCCCAA TGATGGGCAACATTGGACGTACCAGTGCAAGCGGTTCAAGGAAATGAGAGTCGACGAACGGAGGAATGCTGTGAAGGTCAAAGATTTGTGCTTCAACTGTCTCGGTCGCGGTCACACTTCAAAGGTTTGTTCGCGAGGTACATGTCGTGTTTGTGGTCAACGGCATCACTCATTGCTGCACATCAACAACACTAGTGAGCAACAAACACCGCAATCGAACAAGCGCTCGCAACAGTCAACACAGAACCCACAATCGAGTCAGACAAATTCAATCTCACAACACAGAAAGCCAACACAATCCACTCCTCAGCAGTCCTCAAACCAATCACCCAAAAACCCAATTCCTATCGCTAGTCCAAACATGCTAACACCTCGCACACCAGACACTCCTAATGTCGTACTTACCGCTCAAGAAGCCAAGGTGTCACGATCGGCTCTACTAGCAACTGCGATCGTGACCCTTGAAGACCCTTTTGGAAATACCATGCAAGCTAGAGCATTGCTTGACAGTGGCTCTCAGCtgtgtttcatttctgaacgagcaTCGCAGCGTTTGAAATTCAAGCGCTCTCGTGAGGCACTTTCGATTAGTGGTATCGGTCAAGCCGCTAAAAGGTGCAAACAGTCTATTTCCGCCCGTGTTCGATCTCGTATTTCGTCGTTCACTGGGGAAGATGTATTCTACGTTCTACCACAAGTTACGCTTAACCTTCCCATCCGGAAGATTGATTCCACCAGTCTGCAACTTCCGGAGGACATCGCACTCGCCGATCCGCATTTCACGGAGCCCGGTAGCGTGGATGTGATCATCGGAGCAGGATTGTTCTTCGACCTGCTTCTCAAGGAGAAATTCAAGCTCGGAGAGGATGGACCAGTCGTACAAAACACGAACCTTGGCTGGATTGTATGCGGAAATCTCCCTACCGAGTCGGACGTGCTTAGGCCGCACGTTGCCGATGTATGCACTGAAAAACTGGACGATCTGCTCACGCGATTCTGGGAACTGGAGTCGTGCAAAACGAATAGTGTACTGTCACTAGAGGAATACGCCTGCGAAAAACTCTACGACCGCACAACGGTGCGGGATGCAAGTGGGCGGTTCATTGTTACACTTCCCAAGAAGGATTACCTGATTCGTCAACTTGGGGATTCAAGATCCACGGCGATGCGCCGCTTCTTGTCGCTAGAACGCCGGCTAGACCAGAATGTACATCTCAAACAGATGTACAGCGAGTTTATTCACGAATATCTCCGCATGGGCCACATGGAGGAGGTTGTCGCGGATGAAGAAGATGCTGCACTGCCgca CACAACCACAAAGCTGCGGGTGGTGTTTGACGCATCATGTGCTACGTCGACCGGAGTCTCCCTCAATAACGCGTTGATGGTGGGGCCGACGGTTCAGGATGATATCATAACGATCATCCTTCGCTTCCGATTTCATCGGATTGCCATCGTAGCAGACGTCGAAAAAATGTACCGTATGGTACTACAACAGTGGACGGATCGCAAACTGCAAAAGATCTTCTGGCGAGATAATCGGAACGAGAACATCCGAGTATTCCAGTTGAACACCGTAACGTACGGGACGGCATCAGCGCCGTATTTGGCGACAAAATGCCTCAAGCGACTCGCAGAACTGGATGGACACAAATACCCTGGAGCAGCAAGAATTCTCAGCAAAGATTTTTATGTTGACGACATGATGACTGGAGTTGACAGTGTTGCAGATGGAGTCAAGCTGTGCAGCGACATGCAGCAGCTGCTGAAAGGCGGAGGATTCAACCTGCGAAAGTGGAGCAGCAACTGTCCAGCTGTTCTGGAGGAAATACCCGCGGAGCTCAAGGACGACCGCAGCTCGTTCGAGCTCGACGACTCAAGCGCTACCATAAAAACTCTTGGGCTAATATGGGAGCTCAGGACAGATGTATTCCGCTTCAAGGTTCCGGAGTGGACATCTTCGATGATCTGCAAACGTTCGGTCATTTCTGACCTAGCCAGAATTTTCGATCCCATCGGACTAATCGGAGTCGTGACAGTAACTGCTAAAATATTCGTGCAGATTCTCTGGAAACAGAAGGTTTCCTGGGATGAACCTCTACAAGACGAGCTCCAAGACCAATGGCTCGAGTTTCGCGCCAGTCTGTCGAGGCTCGAAAATCTGCAAATGCCGAGATGGATCGGTTTTCGGAAAGATTGCCTCTCGGTAGAACTCCACGGATTTTGTGATGCTTCTATGAAGGCCTATGGAGCATGCATATACGTCCGATGTACGTACATCGATGGGACAATCACATCCAACTTGCCAGTATCGAAATCACGAGTCGCACCGCTTGCGCTTGCAGAGATGGGAAAGAAGAGGAAACAGCTCACAATTCCACGGTTAGAGTTGTCTTCCGCTGTACTTCTAGCTCACCTGTATGAGAAAACTTCGGCAAGTATTCCTGTGTCCACTCAGTCGTATTTCCACACCGACTCTATGATTGTAAGATACTGGCTGTCATCAAACCCGTCGCGATACCAAATGTTCGTGGCGAACAGGATCTCAGAGGTGCAGCATCTGACGAAGAATGGAACGTGGCGACATGTTGCGGGCAGTGACAATCCCGCGGATGGCCTATCGCGCGGTGTTTCGCCTGCAGATCTACAGCAGAACTCGCTATGGTGGGAAGGTCCGAGCTGGTTGCGACAAGAGAAGGACTGCTGGCCGGAAACACAAGAAATAGTACTGGAGGAACTCGATCGTTCGCACTTGGAGGAAGGTTCCGCAGTAGCTTCAGTAGCAGCTATTTCTCCGCCTAGTGAAGTCTTCGGATTACGTTCCACATTGCACCGGTTAGAAAAACTGGTCGCTATGTTGCTACGCTTCAAACACAACGCTCTGCTCGCACGTGGATCGACGCCCAGGAGGTACGGCCCGGTTTCACATGCAGAACGGGAGGACGCCCTACTGCACCTAGTGAAGCTATCACAGAAGGAGTGCTTCGCTCAAGAAATCGCCGATCTCAAAAGAAAGGGAGAAGTCAAACCAACTTCTCGAATCAACACTCTCCATCCACGGCTGGTCGAAGGCGTACTCCGAGTTGGCGGCCGGCTGGAAAATGCTCCAGTTTCGACGGACCGGAAGCATCCTATGTTGTTGGATAAGAATCATCCGCTAACGTTCATGATAATGCGTCGTTTCCACTTTGAACACCTTCACGCTGGACCACAACTGCTGGTAGCCAGTGTCCGTGAACGTTTCTGGCCACTCAGTGCGCGCAGTCTCGCTAGGACGATTGTGCATGGATGCATCACCTGCTTCCGGAATAAGCCGACAATCCATGACCAGTTGATGGCCGATCTTCCTGCGGCACGGGTTACCCCAGCGCCACCATTTCTTCGGGTGGGCGTTGACTATTGTGGGCCCTTCTTGATCAACTACCCTAATAGAAAGCGAATCAGCGTCAAGCACTACGCTGCAATCTTTGTTTGCTTGGTAACTAAGGCGGTCCATATTGAGATGGTTGCTGACCTTACCACCCAAGGTTTCCTGGCCGCACTGAAACGGTTCGTGGCCAGACGTGGAAAACCAGCCCTTATTACGTGCGATAACGGCTCCAACTTCGTTGGAGCAAGGCGGCAGTTGGACGAACTTGCCGCTCTGTTCAGAGGCCAACAATCTCAGCAAGCAATCACTGCTGGAGCTGCGGATGTTGGGATAGACTTCAAATTCATCCCTGCCAAATCCCCAAACTTCGGCGGTTTGTGGGAGGCGGCAGTGAAATCCATGAAGCAACACCTGAAGAAGACGATAGGACTGCGAACAGTTACTCCCGAAGAACTGAACACAGTTCTGACACAAATCGAGGCGTGTCTGAACTCCAGACCGCTTACACAGATCAGCAACGATCCGAGTGACCTTGATGTGTTGACTCCAGGCCACTTTCTCATTCAACGTCCTTTGACGGCCGTGGCGGAACCGTGGCTGCAAGACGTTCCGGAAAACAGACTCTCCAGGTGGCAGAAAACTGAAGATTTCGTTCAGCGTGTGTGGTCCAGATGGTCCATGCAGTACTTGTCCGATCTGCACAACAGGACAAAGTGGACCCGTCAGAGGAACAACCTGTTCGTTGGCACCATGGTGCTGATCAAGGAGGATAACCTTCCTCCTCTTAAATGGCTTCTCGGAAGGGTGACGCAGATCCATCCAGGCGTAGATGGAAACATCAGGGTCGTTACTGTCCGGACTAAGGATGGGAATGTCGTACGTGCTATCTCTAAGATATGCATCCTGCCCATCAGCGATAACGACCAACGGCTGAGGAGAACTAGGTCTCCTCCAACGGAGGCGCAGGGGCGCCTGCGGGGGCCAACCGGCTCCCGCACACCAGTTAAGT GCGAACGCATCGTCATCGGCGCAGGAGCGCTCGCGGAGGCGCGCAAGCCTCCGCGACAGGGAAGTCGTTTTAA TCGTCTATTCTGTCCACGTCGCTGCGCCGGCGCGCGTAGCCGTAGCCGTCCGATGTCACCGATCCAATTCCACCCGTCCGGACCTGGCGATCTCAATGCGGCTGATCTAAAGGTCGATCATGCGTTCTGTAGTCCGACATCGTAG